Part of the Myxococcales bacterium genome is shown below.
TGGTAGCCCTTGTCCGCGACGACCTCCATGACCTCGCGCTCGCTGGGCAAGTCTGGGGAGCCGGGAGGGCTACTACCGTCGTCGTCGTCGTTGTCGTCGTCGTCGTTGCTGTCGCGGCTGGAGCCGCGAGCCACCTCGATGTTGGTGCGCGCCACCTCGAGGCTCGTGGCGAGAGTCGCGGTGTCTGCCGAGTCGGCGGGTAGGAGCTCGGCCGCTACAACGTAACCGTCCGGGCTTCGACGTCTGGCGGAGACTAGGCGCAACCCGCATCCTGCGGGGACCGCAGGATGCGGCGAAAATCAAGCGATCGGGACCGTGGGAGGCGCGGTGGTGTCGGGGTCCAGGTCGGAGGCCGGCCCGGGGGCGGCGCCGGCCGGCGGTTTCGTGGACGACGGTCGGCGACGGCGGCACCCTCGGTCCGAGGTGTAGGCGCGGCCGACCCGAGGGCCCGTCGTGGGCTTGCCACGCGGGGTCGGCACGCGCGCGCCGTGCCCGCGCGGTGGCGAGCCCAAACGGAGTTGCGGAGGCGGACGACTCAGCCCGGTCGGTCGGGCGGTCGCCACTTGTCCGGGAGGAGCTCGTCGATCCTGTGGTTCGGGTGCGTATCGACCCGGACCAGCACGTCCGTGAGGTAGGCGATGGGCTCGACGTCGTTGTGGACGCAAGACGCGACGAGGGAGAAGAGGCCCGCAGTGTTCTCGCCGCAGTCCTCGTTCCCGACGAAGAGGTAGTTCTTGCGACCGAGCGCGACCCGACGAAGGGCCGCCTCCGAGCGGTTGTTGTCGGGCGGCAGCGCGGCCACGTAGAGGAACCGCGTCAGCGGCTTTCGATTGCGGAGGATGTAGCCGACGGCCTTCCCGAGCGGGGACTTCGGCGGGTGTCCGCGCCGCGCCGCGCGGGCCCACACCAAGAGTCGCGCCATGAGCGGCCGCGACCGCGTGCGGCGCAGCTCCAGGTGGGCCTCCGTGCCTTCGATTCCAAGCGCACGCGCGTCGTGCTCGACGACGTAGAGATCGCGGACGAGCTCCAGGCCCTTGGTCGCACCCGGGACGTCCTTTGCCTCGAACACCTTGCGACGGGCGTGCGCGATGCAGCCAGCGCGCCTCCGGAGGCCGGGGGCGGTGATCCGATTGTACCCGGTGTACATGTCGACCATGAGCTCGCCCGTGCTGTCGCCCAGCACGCGCGCGGGCGTCTCGCCGCTGCGGCTCGGGCTGAAGACGAACCCAATGAGATTGTCGGCCAGGAAGGTCCACACGAACGCGCGCGTGTTCCCCTCCAGCATCTTGATCGAGGTCTCGTCCGCGAACACGATCTCCGCTTGCCCGACGCGCGCGAGGACCCGCGCAGCCAAGGGCGCGAGGCGCCTGGCCGCCCGATGGAACAGGTCGTTGAGCGTGCTCCGTTCGGTGGGGACGCCGGTGCGAGAGAGCATCTTCGCGAGCCGATAGAACGGCAGCCCGTCTTCGCACTTCGACACCACGAGATACGCCACGAAGCTCGGCGCGTACGGGCTCTGGTCCAGGCGATCGGGCGCCGGCGCCGTGACGATGTAGTCGCCACACGAGCAGGCGAGCGTCTCGCGGACCTTCACGCGCCGCCGGAAGTGCCCGGGCACGTAGTCGTGCTGGACCACGGGCTTGCCGTCTCCCACCGCCGCCAGGTGCTCGTTGCCGCACTTCGGGCAAACGCGCTCGGCCTCGGGCACCGCAACGGGCTCCACCACCGTCTCGAGCCTCGCCTTCGCGTCCGCCGCCTCCCGCCGCTTCTGCTTCGCCACCTCGCGGTCGGTCGGTCGCTGCTTTGCGACTTCCCCGGCCATCGGCGGCATCTTCTCGCTCTTCGGGCCCAGCACGCGACGCTCGAGGGCGGCGAGCTTCTGCTTCGCTTCCTCAAGCTCCTCCCCCCGCTTGCGCACCTCTGCGCGGAGCCGTCTCGCCTCTCTTCAGTAACCTGCACATCGCGCGCGCGGAGTCGGAGGAGCGCGACCCACAGGGCAGGGGCCGACGGCAAGGGGGCGCGGCGAGCTGCTCGCGAAGCGGAAGGGGCCGTCGGCCCGCGATCACGCCGGGACGAGGGCGAGCGGCGGCGGACGGTGCGTCGCCGAGGGGGCCTCGGCTCGTTCGGGTCGAGCCGCGCGGGTGGCCACCAGTTCTTCGGGGCGGTGAGGTACCGGTCCTTCGGCCAGGTCGGAGGTGCTACGGTCCTCGAGGTAGATCTGCGGGTCGAGGTCGTGGAGTCGGCAGGAGGCTACGATGCTGAAGAGCGCGGCGGCGGCGTGGGCGTGGAGATCGCTGCCATAGAAGAGCCAGTTCTTGCGGCCGACCACGATGGTGCGAAGGGCCCGCTCGCTGCGTGTGTTGTCGAGGGGAGGCGGCCGTCGAGGAAGACACGGCGGAGCTCCTGCTCCTGGTTCTCGGCGTAGCCGAGCGCCTTCGTGGCGAGGGTCCTGCCGAGGGTCGCGCGAGCGGTCGTTCGCAGGCAAAGAACTCGTCGACGAGCGGGAGGACGCGCGTGAGGCGCTCGCGCGCGCGTTCGATGGGCGGCATGTGGGCGAGCGCGTTGTCGGCGACGTAGATCGCGCGGATCCGCGTGAGGCCTGCGACTCCGATGGGGTACTTGCAGATCGCAGCTTCGAAGAAGTAGCGGCGGGTGTGGGCCCAGCAGCCGACGAGGAGCACCGGAGGATCTGCGCCGCCGTGTCCTCGGTCGAGGATGTCGTAGACGCTGCTGGCGTCGGACTGGAGATAGCCACGGAAGCCCTTGAAGAGCGAGGCGACGGCGTCCTGCGTGTGGCGCTCGACATAGGAGAAGAGCACGTGATCGCGATCGGCCACGATGGTGAAGAAGTGGCCCTTCTTGCAGGCGCGCTTGGGGCCACCGTCGCGGGCGCCCGGCTGGATGGCGGCGCCCGTGGCGTCGGTCGAGAGGACCGAGCACGTCTCGATGGCGTCGCGCAGCATGGCGTGCACGATGGTCGCGCCGAGCGTGCGCCGGCCCTCGAGGTTGCGGCACATGGTCGAGCGATCGAGGGACTCCGCCCATCGCCGAGACGTGTCGCTCGAGGCGGTAGTTCGGGACCCCGAGCGCGAATTCTGCACGGCGAGCCAGGCGAGCACCGAGGTGTGGAGCATGGCGCGCGGGAACAGCGGCTTCGGCGAGGGCGCGACCATCACCCTCGCCGCGCCGTGAACGGAGACTTCGTACTTCGCCACCTTCTTCACGAGGACCTTGAAGCAGGCGCGCTGGAACATCAGCTGATAGCTCGTCTCCCAGTCAATGAGCCTTCCGCCGCTCGCCTCGGCGCGCCATCGCGGATCTCGACCACCACCCGCGGGAGCTTGGACGCGGAGAGATCGCGGCCCCTTCGGGCGCGGCTCTCGCTCTCGGCCTCCTCGGGCGGAGGCGGGGGCGAAGCCGGCTCCGGTGCCGGCTCCGGCGCGCCGTTCTCTCCCGTGGTCCCTGTAGGTTGCTTCGTGAGCGCGTCGAGCTCCGCTTGGAGCTTCGCCTGATCCGCGAGCAAGTTGCCGAGCGTGAGCTGAAGCTCGCTGGTGCCGCTTCGTTCGGACTTCGTGCCGTACAGCCGCCGCTTGAGTAGCCTTCTCGCTCGCGTGGTTCGTGAGCGCGCTCTCGAGCGCGGCGATCGTCCCCTGCAGCGACGCGATGAGCGCCTGAAGCGACGCGATGGCCGCGTCGCGCTCGGCGAGCGCGCTCGCCAGCTTCGCGGTCTCCGGGGGGATGCGCATCGCTCTCTTCACGGTGCCGTTAGACGTAGCCGATCTTCTGGAAATTCAGCCTCATGGCGAATATTTTCCCATCTTAGTGGACTGTCTTCGTGAGCCCCGCGAACAGGGCCTCGAACGCGACCTCGCTCACGATCACGCTCGTCTCTCCCTCCTCTCGGGTCTGGGGATCTCGAACACACCGCGGTCCAGGCGCTTGTACCAGAGCACCGCTCCCGTGCCGTCCCACGTCAGTATTTTCACGGTCTGCCGACGCTTGCCGAAGAACACGAACAGCGCCTTGGACCGAGGCTCACGCCCCATCCGCTCGCGCACCAGCCCGCCCAGGCGCTCGAACCCGAAGCGCATGTCCACGGGCTCGACGGCCACGAAGATCTCCACCCGCGGATCACGACGCGCCCCCGGCCAGCGCCCTCACGACCTCGCGCAGGAGCCCCGCGTCGAACCCCGGCTCGACGCGCACCTTCGCGGGCCCCACCTCCACGACGAGGCCTCCCACGGCGCGGGGCGCGACCTCGAGGCGCACGAACGCTGTCCGTGGCTCGGGAGCCGGCCGGACTCGAGACCCCCGCCCGTCCACCTCCGCGGCCCAGCGACAGAGGCTCCCCTTCGACAGCCCGTGCTCTTCGCTATACTTCGCAGCGCTCACCCCGCTCGCCCGCCACGCCCGCACTTCCGCCCCGCGCTCGCCCCTGCTTCGCTGTCGTCCCATGGGTGCAGTTTGCACTCCCCCGATCACTCGCGCGACGTGGGGTCCGCGCAGCGGTTACCCTCTTCACGCCAGAAGCACGGGTGGTCGTCTACAGGGGGCAACAACCAGTATTGATCACGCTTCGCTCGTTCTGTCGATCCCCCTTATGCGCAACGCCCAATCTTCGGCGTCCACGCTTCCGGACGCCGAACCCGTGCCACGTCGATGCCATCCAGCAGCATCGCCAACCCCGTCG
Proteins encoded:
- a CDS encoding IS66 family transposase, yielding MRKRGEELEEAKQKLAALERRVLGPKSEKMPPMAGEVAKQRPTDREVAKQKRREAADAKARLETVVEPVAVPEAERVCPKCGNEHLAAVGDGKPVVQHDYVPGHFRRRVKVRETLACSCGDYIVTAPAPDRLDQSPYAPSFVAYLVVSKCEDGLPFYRLAKMLSRTGVPTERSTLNDLFHRAARRLAPLAARVLARVGQAEIVFADETSIKMLEGNTRAFVWTFLADNLIGFVFSPSRSGETPARVLGDSTGELMVDMYTGYNRITAPGLRRRAGCIAHARRKVFEAKDVPGATKGLELVRDLYVVEHDARALGIEGTEAHLELRRTRSRPLMARLLVWARAARRGHPPKSPLGKAVGYILRNRKPLTRFLYVAALPPDNNRSEAALRRVALGRKNYLFVGNEDCGENTAGLFSLVASCVHNDVEPIAYLTDVLVRVDTHPNHRIDELLPDKWRPPDRPG
- a CDS encoding transposase: MFQRACFKVLVKKVAKYEVSVHGAARVMVAPSPKPLFPRAMLHTSVLAWLAVQNSRSGSRTTASSDTSRRWAESLDRSTMCRNLEGRRTLGATIVHAMLRDAIETCSVLSTDATGAAIQPGARDGGPKRACKKGHFFTIVADRDHVLFSYVERHTQDAVASLFKGFRGYLQSDASSVYDILDRGHGGADPPVLLVGCWAHTRRYFFEAAICKYPIGVAGLTRIRAIYVADNALAHMPPIERARERLTRVLPLVDEFFACERPLARPSAGPSPRRRSATPRTRSRSSAVSSSTAASPRQHTQRAGPSHHRGRPQELALLWQRSPRPRRRRALQHRSLLPTPRPRPADLPRGP
- the tnpB gene encoding IS66 family insertion sequence element accessory protein TnpB; translation: MRFGFERLGGLVRERMGREPRSKALFVFFGKRRQTVKILTWDGTGAVLWYKRLDRGVFEIPRPERRERRA